A region from the Branchiostoma floridae strain S238N-H82 chromosome 9, Bfl_VNyyK, whole genome shotgun sequence genome encodes:
- the LOC118423047 gene encoding low molecular weight neuronal intermediate filament-like isoform X5, with amino-acid sequence MGREFVAAYTRKARRFWEESGFFRHRVSKRQPRCSPSVSSEILSPTRTMSPSMSPPNTTSAERTSTYVSRSVSYSGLSSSYHRPSTAFTRWSSIHSVKDMSSSSSSVPDQSKYEMKQLNTRFMSYIKRVHFLEDQNKLLKDQITLLELGDTKGAELKKEMRELRERCAEQAESERKLDSENRKLRHDLRDMEVELLNFDKRSTCSESSDNPPTMEDLEREKSHLSEECDRLRRDAQEYKAKWEDESKMRAKIGEDLSRTRQELAKLKVDRDDLERRLTREQEEGQLMRLRVEEKKSELETEKDKQAEAALKKKMEELSSCVQKYHVELTETLQRMSVQQEDSARMSKQELEQWYRTQLEEAKAAAAKDAETLTETRDALLQSETLVGHLSDEIDMLRSQNSSLSKQLQEAEKAVDENTVKYEENIRVLETELQALKEDTATQIMEIVHHVMSLTNARVALDLQMDSYFDILGKRKSDTTEADTVKKQKSLVLPALPIAEDNRVPMDTSDACAQDCMSDENANTSPIMADEVAAGSGH; translated from the exons ATGGGACGAGAATTTGTGGCCGCGTATACGAGGAAGGCGCGCCGGTTCTGGGAGGAGAGCGGCTTCTTCCGCCACCGCGTGAGCAAGCGCCAGCCCAGGTGTTCGCCCTCCGTCAG CAGTGAGATCCTCTCACCCACCCGAACGATGTCGCCGAGCATGTCCCCGCCCAACACTACCTCAGCCGAGAGGACCTCGACCTACGTGAGCCGCAGCGTGAGTTACTCGGGGCTATCGAGCTCCTACCACCGCCCGTCCACCGCCTTCACCCGCTGGAGCTCGATACACTCCGTGAAAGACATGTCGTCGTCTTCGTCGTCGGTGCCGGACCAGTCGAAATACGAGATGAAGCAACTGAACACGAGGTTTATGTCTTACATCAAGAGAGTACACTTTCTTGAGGACCAGAACAAACTTCTCAAGGATCAGATCACTCTTTTAGAGCTGGGAGACACGAAGGGAGCGGAGCTGAAGAAGGAGATGCGGGAATTACGCGAGCGATGCGCGGAGCAGGCTGAGAGCGAGAGGAAGTTAGACTCCGAAAACAGGAAACTTCGCCACGATCTCAGAGACATGGAGGTCGAGTTGCTCAATTTCGACAAGAGGTCCACTTGCAGCGAGTCGTCCGATAATCCGCCGACGATGGAGGACCTCGAGCGAGAAAAATCCCACCTCTCCGAGGAGTGCGACAGGCTTCGGAGGGACGCCCAGGAATACAAGGCAAA ATGGGAGGATGAATCTAAAATGCGAGCAAAAATAGGGGAAGACCTTTCTCGAACAAGACAG GAATTAGCGAAATTGAAGGTGGACCGAGATGACCTGGAGAGAAGACTGACCCGGGAACAGGAGGAGGGCCAGCTCATGCGGCTCAGGGTAGAGGAAAAG AAAAGTGAGCTAGAAACAGAAAAA GATAAGCAAGCCGAGGCCGCCCTGAAGAAGAAGATGGAGGAGCTGAGCAGCTGCGTGCAGAAATATCACGTGGAGCTGACCGAGACGCTACAGCGCATGTCCGTACAGCAGGAGGACAGTGCCCGGATGTCAAAGCAGGAGTTGGAACAGTGGTACAGGACACAG TTGGAGGAAGCGAAAGCGGCGGCGGCGAAGGACGCAGAGACACTTACCGAGACGCGAGACGCCTTGTTGCAGAGCGAGACCCTAGTCGGACACTTGTCAGACGAGATAGACATGTTAAGAAGTCAG AACTCAAGTCTATCAAAGCAGCTTCAGGAAGCAGAAAAGGCTGTTGACGAGAACACCGTGAAATACGAGGAGAACATCCGGGTACTCGAGACGGAGCTGCAGGCCCTGAAAGAGGACACCGCCACGCAGATAATGGAGATCGTGCATCACGTGATGTCGCTGACCAATGCGCGTGTAGCTCTGGATCTCCAGATGGACTCTTACTTTGACATACTGGGCAAGCGAAAATCAGATACTACCGAGGCTGATACGGTCAA GAAACAAAAATCCCTGGTTCTCCCGGCGTTACCGATCGCTGAGGATAACAGAGTTCCCATGGATACTAGTGACGCATGCGCACAAGACTGTATGAGTGATGAAAACGCGAACACGTCGCCCATCATGGCGGACGAAGTCGCTGCTGGTAGCGGCCATTGA
- the LOC118423047 gene encoding low molecular weight neuronal intermediate filament-like isoform X4: protein MGREFVAAYTRKARRFWEESGFFRHRVSKRQPRCSPSVSSSEILSPTRTMSPSMSPPNTTSAERTSTYVSRSVSYSGLSSSYHRPSTAFTRWSSIHSVKDMSSSSSSVPDQSKYEMKQLNTRFMSYIKRVHFLEDQNKLLKDQITLLELGDTKGAELKKEMRELRERCAEQAESERKLDSENRKLRHDLRDMEVELLNFDKRSTCSESSDNPPTMEDLEREKSHLSEECDRLRRDAQEYKAKWEDESKMRAKIGEDLSRTRQELAKLKVDRDDLERRLTREQEEGQLMRLRVEEKKSELETEKDKQAEAALKKKMEELSSCVQKYHVELTETLQRMSVQQEDSARMSKQELEQWYRTQLEEAKAAAAKDAETLTETRDALLQSETLVGHLSDEIDMLRSQNSSLSKQLQEAEKAVDENTVKYEENIRVLETELQALKEDTATQIMEIVHHVMSLTNARVALDLQMDSYFDILGKRKSDTTEADTVKKQKSLVLPALPIAEDNRVPMDTSDACAQDCMSDENANTSPIMADEVAAGSGH, encoded by the exons ATGGGACGAGAATTTGTGGCCGCGTATACGAGGAAGGCGCGCCGGTTCTGGGAGGAGAGCGGCTTCTTCCGCCACCGCGTGAGCAAGCGCCAGCCCAGGTGTTCGCCCTCCGTCAG CAGCAGTGAGATCCTCTCACCCACCCGAACGATGTCGCCGAGCATGTCCCCGCCCAACACTACCTCAGCCGAGAGGACCTCGACCTACGTGAGCCGCAGCGTGAGTTACTCGGGGCTATCGAGCTCCTACCACCGCCCGTCCACCGCCTTCACCCGCTGGAGCTCGATACACTCCGTGAAAGACATGTCGTCGTCTTCGTCGTCGGTGCCGGACCAGTCGAAATACGAGATGAAGCAACTGAACACGAGGTTTATGTCTTACATCAAGAGAGTACACTTTCTTGAGGACCAGAACAAACTTCTCAAGGATCAGATCACTCTTTTAGAGCTGGGAGACACGAAGGGAGCGGAGCTGAAGAAGGAGATGCGGGAATTACGCGAGCGATGCGCGGAGCAGGCTGAGAGCGAGAGGAAGTTAGACTCCGAAAACAGGAAACTTCGCCACGATCTCAGAGACATGGAGGTCGAGTTGCTCAATTTCGACAAGAGGTCCACTTGCAGCGAGTCGTCCGATAATCCGCCGACGATGGAGGACCTCGAGCGAGAAAAATCCCACCTCTCCGAGGAGTGCGACAGGCTTCGGAGGGACGCCCAGGAATACAAGGCAAA ATGGGAGGATGAATCTAAAATGCGAGCAAAAATAGGGGAAGACCTTTCTCGAACAAGACAG GAATTAGCGAAATTGAAGGTGGACCGAGATGACCTGGAGAGAAGACTGACCCGGGAACAGGAGGAGGGCCAGCTCATGCGGCTCAGGGTAGAGGAAAAG AAAAGTGAGCTAGAAACAGAAAAA GATAAGCAAGCCGAGGCCGCCCTGAAGAAGAAGATGGAGGAGCTGAGCAGCTGCGTGCAGAAATATCACGTGGAGCTGACCGAGACGCTACAGCGCATGTCCGTACAGCAGGAGGACAGTGCCCGGATGTCAAAGCAGGAGTTGGAACAGTGGTACAGGACACAG TTGGAGGAAGCGAAAGCGGCGGCGGCGAAGGACGCAGAGACACTTACCGAGACGCGAGACGCCTTGTTGCAGAGCGAGACCCTAGTCGGACACTTGTCAGACGAGATAGACATGTTAAGAAGTCAG AACTCAAGTCTATCAAAGCAGCTTCAGGAAGCAGAAAAGGCTGTTGACGAGAACACCGTGAAATACGAGGAGAACATCCGGGTACTCGAGACGGAGCTGCAGGCCCTGAAAGAGGACACCGCCACGCAGATAATGGAGATCGTGCATCACGTGATGTCGCTGACCAATGCGCGTGTAGCTCTGGATCTCCAGATGGACTCTTACTTTGACATACTGGGCAAGCGAAAATCAGATACTACCGAGGCTGATACGGTCAA GAAACAAAAATCCCTGGTTCTCCCGGCGTTACCGATCGCTGAGGATAACAGAGTTCCCATGGATACTAGTGACGCATGCGCACAAGACTGTATGAGTGATGAAAACGCGAACACGTCGCCCATCATGGCGGACGAAGTCGCTGCTGGTAGCGGCCATTGA
- the LOC118423047 gene encoding low molecular weight neuronal intermediate filament-like isoform X6, with amino-acid sequence MLQRDSIVDGGQSTYSSEILSPTRTMSPSMSPPNTTSAERTSTYVSRSVSYSGLSSSYHRPSTAFTRWSSIHSVKDMSSSSSSVPDQSKYEMKQLNTRFMSYIKRVHFLEDQNKLLKDQITLLELGDTKGAELKKEMRELRERCAEQAESERKLDSENRKLRHDLRDMEVELLNFDKRSTCSESSDNPPTMEDLEREKSHLSEECDRLRRDAQEYKAKWEDESKMRAKIGEDLSRTRQELAKLKVDRDDLERRLTREQEEGQLMRLRVEEKKSELETEKDKQAEAALKKKMEELSSCVQKYHVELTETLQRMSVQQEDSARMSKQELEQWYRTQLEEAKAAAAKDAETLTETRDALLQSETLVGHLSDEIDMLRSQNSSLSKQLQEAEKAVDENTVKYEENIRVLETELQALKEDTATQIMEIVHHVMSLTNARVALDLQMDSYFDILGKRKSDTTEADTVKKQKSLVLPALPIAEDNRVPMDTSDACAQDCMSDENANTSPIMADEVAAGSGH; translated from the exons ATGCTCCAACGAGATTCTATTGTGGACGGCGGACAATCAACTTACAG CAGTGAGATCCTCTCACCCACCCGAACGATGTCGCCGAGCATGTCCCCGCCCAACACTACCTCAGCCGAGAGGACCTCGACCTACGTGAGCCGCAGCGTGAGTTACTCGGGGCTATCGAGCTCCTACCACCGCCCGTCCACCGCCTTCACCCGCTGGAGCTCGATACACTCCGTGAAAGACATGTCGTCGTCTTCGTCGTCGGTGCCGGACCAGTCGAAATACGAGATGAAGCAACTGAACACGAGGTTTATGTCTTACATCAAGAGAGTACACTTTCTTGAGGACCAGAACAAACTTCTCAAGGATCAGATCACTCTTTTAGAGCTGGGAGACACGAAGGGAGCGGAGCTGAAGAAGGAGATGCGGGAATTACGCGAGCGATGCGCGGAGCAGGCTGAGAGCGAGAGGAAGTTAGACTCCGAAAACAGGAAACTTCGCCACGATCTCAGAGACATGGAGGTCGAGTTGCTCAATTTCGACAAGAGGTCCACTTGCAGCGAGTCGTCCGATAATCCGCCGACGATGGAGGACCTCGAGCGAGAAAAATCCCACCTCTCCGAGGAGTGCGACAGGCTTCGGAGGGACGCCCAGGAATACAAGGCAAA ATGGGAGGATGAATCTAAAATGCGAGCAAAAATAGGGGAAGACCTTTCTCGAACAAGACAG GAATTAGCGAAATTGAAGGTGGACCGAGATGACCTGGAGAGAAGACTGACCCGGGAACAGGAGGAGGGCCAGCTCATGCGGCTCAGGGTAGAGGAAAAG AAAAGTGAGCTAGAAACAGAAAAA GATAAGCAAGCCGAGGCCGCCCTGAAGAAGAAGATGGAGGAGCTGAGCAGCTGCGTGCAGAAATATCACGTGGAGCTGACCGAGACGCTACAGCGCATGTCCGTACAGCAGGAGGACAGTGCCCGGATGTCAAAGCAGGAGTTGGAACAGTGGTACAGGACACAG TTGGAGGAAGCGAAAGCGGCGGCGGCGAAGGACGCAGAGACACTTACCGAGACGCGAGACGCCTTGTTGCAGAGCGAGACCCTAGTCGGACACTTGTCAGACGAGATAGACATGTTAAGAAGTCAG AACTCAAGTCTATCAAAGCAGCTTCAGGAAGCAGAAAAGGCTGTTGACGAGAACACCGTGAAATACGAGGAGAACATCCGGGTACTCGAGACGGAGCTGCAGGCCCTGAAAGAGGACACCGCCACGCAGATAATGGAGATCGTGCATCACGTGATGTCGCTGACCAATGCGCGTGTAGCTCTGGATCTCCAGATGGACTCTTACTTTGACATACTGGGCAAGCGAAAATCAGATACTACCGAGGCTGATACGGTCAA GAAACAAAAATCCCTGGTTCTCCCGGCGTTACCGATCGCTGAGGATAACAGAGTTCCCATGGATACTAGTGACGCATGCGCACAAGACTGTATGAGTGATGAAAACGCGAACACGTCGCCCATCATGGCGGACGAAGTCGCTGCTGGTAGCGGCCATTGA
- the LOC118423047 gene encoding low molecular weight neuronal intermediate filament-like isoform X2 has product MTMTVKLSTRLLCFGQQGKMSTSSCRRLRGPYPDPVGRRARLQRVPCSLPLPPCDPPSPVSSSEILSPTRTMSPSMSPPNTTSAERTSTYVSRSVSYSGLSSSYHRPSTAFTRWSSIHSVKDMSSSSSSVPDQSKYEMKQLNTRFMSYIKRVHFLEDQNKLLKDQITLLELGDTKGAELKKEMRELRERCAEQAESERKLDSENRKLRHDLRDMEVELLNFDKRSTCSESSDNPPTMEDLEREKSHLSEECDRLRRDAQEYKAKWEDESKMRAKIGEDLSRTRQELAKLKVDRDDLERRLTREQEEGQLMRLRVEEKKSELETEKDKQAEAALKKKMEELSSCVQKYHVELTETLQRMSVQQEDSARMSKQELEQWYRTQLEEAKAAAAKDAETLTETRDALLQSETLVGHLSDEIDMLRSQNSSLSKQLQEAEKAVDENTVKYEENIRVLETELQALKEDTATQIMEIVHHVMSLTNARVALDLQMDSYFDILGKRKSDTTEADTVKKQKSLVLPALPIAEDNRVPMDTSDACAQDCMSDENANTSPIMADEVAAGSGH; this is encoded by the exons ATGACAATGACCGTCAAACTTTCCACCAGACTGCTCTGTTTTGGTCAGCAAGGAAAGATGAGCACGTCCTCATGTCGTCGATTGCGTGGGCCGTATCCGGACCCGGTTGGCAGGCGCGCACGCCTTCAGCGCGTGCCTTGTTCCCTACCCCTCCCACCCTGCGACCCGCCCTCCCCAGTATCCAG CAGTGAGATCCTCTCACCCACCCGAACGATGTCGCCGAGCATGTCCCCGCCCAACACTACCTCAGCCGAGAGGACCTCGACCTACGTGAGCCGCAGCGTGAGTTACTCGGGGCTATCGAGCTCCTACCACCGCCCGTCCACCGCCTTCACCCGCTGGAGCTCGATACACTCCGTGAAAGACATGTCGTCGTCTTCGTCGTCGGTGCCGGACCAGTCGAAATACGAGATGAAGCAACTGAACACGAGGTTTATGTCTTACATCAAGAGAGTACACTTTCTTGAGGACCAGAACAAACTTCTCAAGGATCAGATCACTCTTTTAGAGCTGGGAGACACGAAGGGAGCGGAGCTGAAGAAGGAGATGCGGGAATTACGCGAGCGATGCGCGGAGCAGGCTGAGAGCGAGAGGAAGTTAGACTCCGAAAACAGGAAACTTCGCCACGATCTCAGAGACATGGAGGTCGAGTTGCTCAATTTCGACAAGAGGTCCACTTGCAGCGAGTCGTCCGATAATCCGCCGACGATGGAGGACCTCGAGCGAGAAAAATCCCACCTCTCCGAGGAGTGCGACAGGCTTCGGAGGGACGCCCAGGAATACAAGGCAAA ATGGGAGGATGAATCTAAAATGCGAGCAAAAATAGGGGAAGACCTTTCTCGAACAAGACAG GAATTAGCGAAATTGAAGGTGGACCGAGATGACCTGGAGAGAAGACTGACCCGGGAACAGGAGGAGGGCCAGCTCATGCGGCTCAGGGTAGAGGAAAAG AAAAGTGAGCTAGAAACAGAAAAA GATAAGCAAGCCGAGGCCGCCCTGAAGAAGAAGATGGAGGAGCTGAGCAGCTGCGTGCAGAAATATCACGTGGAGCTGACCGAGACGCTACAGCGCATGTCCGTACAGCAGGAGGACAGTGCCCGGATGTCAAAGCAGGAGTTGGAACAGTGGTACAGGACACAG TTGGAGGAAGCGAAAGCGGCGGCGGCGAAGGACGCAGAGACACTTACCGAGACGCGAGACGCCTTGTTGCAGAGCGAGACCCTAGTCGGACACTTGTCAGACGAGATAGACATGTTAAGAAGTCAG AACTCAAGTCTATCAAAGCAGCTTCAGGAAGCAGAAAAGGCTGTTGACGAGAACACCGTGAAATACGAGGAGAACATCCGGGTACTCGAGACGGAGCTGCAGGCCCTGAAAGAGGACACCGCCACGCAGATAATGGAGATCGTGCATCACGTGATGTCGCTGACCAATGCGCGTGTAGCTCTGGATCTCCAGATGGACTCTTACTTTGACATACTGGGCAAGCGAAAATCAGATACTACCGAGGCTGATACGGTCAA GAAACAAAAATCCCTGGTTCTCCCGGCGTTACCGATCGCTGAGGATAACAGAGTTCCCATGGATACTAGTGACGCATGCGCACAAGACTGTATGAGTGATGAAAACGCGAACACGTCGCCCATCATGGCGGACGAAGTCGCTGCTGGTAGCGGCCATTGA
- the LOC118423047 gene encoding low molecular weight neuronal intermediate filament-like isoform X1, translating to MTMTVKLSTRLLCFGQQGKMSTSSCRRLRGPYPDPVGRRARLQRVPCSLPLPPCDPPSPVSSSSEILSPTRTMSPSMSPPNTTSAERTSTYVSRSVSYSGLSSSYHRPSTAFTRWSSIHSVKDMSSSSSSVPDQSKYEMKQLNTRFMSYIKRVHFLEDQNKLLKDQITLLELGDTKGAELKKEMRELRERCAEQAESERKLDSENRKLRHDLRDMEVELLNFDKRSTCSESSDNPPTMEDLEREKSHLSEECDRLRRDAQEYKAKWEDESKMRAKIGEDLSRTRQELAKLKVDRDDLERRLTREQEEGQLMRLRVEEKKSELETEKDKQAEAALKKKMEELSSCVQKYHVELTETLQRMSVQQEDSARMSKQELEQWYRTQLEEAKAAAAKDAETLTETRDALLQSETLVGHLSDEIDMLRSQNSSLSKQLQEAEKAVDENTVKYEENIRVLETELQALKEDTATQIMEIVHHVMSLTNARVALDLQMDSYFDILGKRKSDTTEADTVKKQKSLVLPALPIAEDNRVPMDTSDACAQDCMSDENANTSPIMADEVAAGSGH from the exons ATGACAATGACCGTCAAACTTTCCACCAGACTGCTCTGTTTTGGTCAGCAAGGAAAGATGAGCACGTCCTCATGTCGTCGATTGCGTGGGCCGTATCCGGACCCGGTTGGCAGGCGCGCACGCCTTCAGCGCGTGCCTTGTTCCCTACCCCTCCCACCCTGCGACCCGCCCTCCCCAGTATCCAG CAGCAGTGAGATCCTCTCACCCACCCGAACGATGTCGCCGAGCATGTCCCCGCCCAACACTACCTCAGCCGAGAGGACCTCGACCTACGTGAGCCGCAGCGTGAGTTACTCGGGGCTATCGAGCTCCTACCACCGCCCGTCCACCGCCTTCACCCGCTGGAGCTCGATACACTCCGTGAAAGACATGTCGTCGTCTTCGTCGTCGGTGCCGGACCAGTCGAAATACGAGATGAAGCAACTGAACACGAGGTTTATGTCTTACATCAAGAGAGTACACTTTCTTGAGGACCAGAACAAACTTCTCAAGGATCAGATCACTCTTTTAGAGCTGGGAGACACGAAGGGAGCGGAGCTGAAGAAGGAGATGCGGGAATTACGCGAGCGATGCGCGGAGCAGGCTGAGAGCGAGAGGAAGTTAGACTCCGAAAACAGGAAACTTCGCCACGATCTCAGAGACATGGAGGTCGAGTTGCTCAATTTCGACAAGAGGTCCACTTGCAGCGAGTCGTCCGATAATCCGCCGACGATGGAGGACCTCGAGCGAGAAAAATCCCACCTCTCCGAGGAGTGCGACAGGCTTCGGAGGGACGCCCAGGAATACAAGGCAAA ATGGGAGGATGAATCTAAAATGCGAGCAAAAATAGGGGAAGACCTTTCTCGAACAAGACAG GAATTAGCGAAATTGAAGGTGGACCGAGATGACCTGGAGAGAAGACTGACCCGGGAACAGGAGGAGGGCCAGCTCATGCGGCTCAGGGTAGAGGAAAAG AAAAGTGAGCTAGAAACAGAAAAA GATAAGCAAGCCGAGGCCGCCCTGAAGAAGAAGATGGAGGAGCTGAGCAGCTGCGTGCAGAAATATCACGTGGAGCTGACCGAGACGCTACAGCGCATGTCCGTACAGCAGGAGGACAGTGCCCGGATGTCAAAGCAGGAGTTGGAACAGTGGTACAGGACACAG TTGGAGGAAGCGAAAGCGGCGGCGGCGAAGGACGCAGAGACACTTACCGAGACGCGAGACGCCTTGTTGCAGAGCGAGACCCTAGTCGGACACTTGTCAGACGAGATAGACATGTTAAGAAGTCAG AACTCAAGTCTATCAAAGCAGCTTCAGGAAGCAGAAAAGGCTGTTGACGAGAACACCGTGAAATACGAGGAGAACATCCGGGTACTCGAGACGGAGCTGCAGGCCCTGAAAGAGGACACCGCCACGCAGATAATGGAGATCGTGCATCACGTGATGTCGCTGACCAATGCGCGTGTAGCTCTGGATCTCCAGATGGACTCTTACTTTGACATACTGGGCAAGCGAAAATCAGATACTACCGAGGCTGATACGGTCAA GAAACAAAAATCCCTGGTTCTCCCGGCGTTACCGATCGCTGAGGATAACAGAGTTCCCATGGATACTAGTGACGCATGCGCACAAGACTGTATGAGTGATGAAAACGCGAACACGTCGCCCATCATGGCGGACGAAGTCGCTGCTGGTAGCGGCCATTGA
- the LOC118423047 gene encoding glial fibrillary acidic protein-like isoform X3 has product MTMTVKLSTRLLCFGQQGKMSTSSCRRLRGPYPDPVGRRARLQRVPCSLPLPPCDPPSPVSSSSEILSPTRTMSPSMSPPNTTSAERTSTYVSRSVSYSGLSSSYHRPSTAFTRWSSIHSVKDMSSSSSSVPDQSKYEMKQLNTRFMSYIKRVHFLEDQNKLLKDQITLLELGDTKGAELKKEMRELRERCAEQAESERKLDSENRKLRHDLRDMEVELLNFDKRSTCSESSDNPPTMEDLEREKSHLSEECDRLRRDAQEYKAKWEDESKMRAKIGEDLSRTRQELAKLKVDRDDLERRLTREQEEGQLMRLRVEEKDKQAEAALKKKMEELSSCVQKYHVELTETLQRMSVQQEDSARMSKQELEQWYRTQLEEAKAAAAKDAETLTETRDALLQSETLVGHLSDEIDMLRSQNSSLSKQLQEAEKAVDENTVKYEENIRVLETELQALKEDTATQIMEIVHHVMSLTNARVALDLQMDSYFDILGKRKSDTTEADTVKKQKSLVLPALPIAEDNRVPMDTSDACAQDCMSDENANTSPIMADEVAAGSGH; this is encoded by the exons ATGACAATGACCGTCAAACTTTCCACCAGACTGCTCTGTTTTGGTCAGCAAGGAAAGATGAGCACGTCCTCATGTCGTCGATTGCGTGGGCCGTATCCGGACCCGGTTGGCAGGCGCGCACGCCTTCAGCGCGTGCCTTGTTCCCTACCCCTCCCACCCTGCGACCCGCCCTCCCCAGTATCCAG CAGCAGTGAGATCCTCTCACCCACCCGAACGATGTCGCCGAGCATGTCCCCGCCCAACACTACCTCAGCCGAGAGGACCTCGACCTACGTGAGCCGCAGCGTGAGTTACTCGGGGCTATCGAGCTCCTACCACCGCCCGTCCACCGCCTTCACCCGCTGGAGCTCGATACACTCCGTGAAAGACATGTCGTCGTCTTCGTCGTCGGTGCCGGACCAGTCGAAATACGAGATGAAGCAACTGAACACGAGGTTTATGTCTTACATCAAGAGAGTACACTTTCTTGAGGACCAGAACAAACTTCTCAAGGATCAGATCACTCTTTTAGAGCTGGGAGACACGAAGGGAGCGGAGCTGAAGAAGGAGATGCGGGAATTACGCGAGCGATGCGCGGAGCAGGCTGAGAGCGAGAGGAAGTTAGACTCCGAAAACAGGAAACTTCGCCACGATCTCAGAGACATGGAGGTCGAGTTGCTCAATTTCGACAAGAGGTCCACTTGCAGCGAGTCGTCCGATAATCCGCCGACGATGGAGGACCTCGAGCGAGAAAAATCCCACCTCTCCGAGGAGTGCGACAGGCTTCGGAGGGACGCCCAGGAATACAAGGCAAA ATGGGAGGATGAATCTAAAATGCGAGCAAAAATAGGGGAAGACCTTTCTCGAACAAGACAG GAATTAGCGAAATTGAAGGTGGACCGAGATGACCTGGAGAGAAGACTGACCCGGGAACAGGAGGAGGGCCAGCTCATGCGGCTCAGGGTAGAGGAAAAG GATAAGCAAGCCGAGGCCGCCCTGAAGAAGAAGATGGAGGAGCTGAGCAGCTGCGTGCAGAAATATCACGTGGAGCTGACCGAGACGCTACAGCGCATGTCCGTACAGCAGGAGGACAGTGCCCGGATGTCAAAGCAGGAGTTGGAACAGTGGTACAGGACACAG TTGGAGGAAGCGAAAGCGGCGGCGGCGAAGGACGCAGAGACACTTACCGAGACGCGAGACGCCTTGTTGCAGAGCGAGACCCTAGTCGGACACTTGTCAGACGAGATAGACATGTTAAGAAGTCAG AACTCAAGTCTATCAAAGCAGCTTCAGGAAGCAGAAAAGGCTGTTGACGAGAACACCGTGAAATACGAGGAGAACATCCGGGTACTCGAGACGGAGCTGCAGGCCCTGAAAGAGGACACCGCCACGCAGATAATGGAGATCGTGCATCACGTGATGTCGCTGACCAATGCGCGTGTAGCTCTGGATCTCCAGATGGACTCTTACTTTGACATACTGGGCAAGCGAAAATCAGATACTACCGAGGCTGATACGGTCAA GAAACAAAAATCCCTGGTTCTCCCGGCGTTACCGATCGCTGAGGATAACAGAGTTCCCATGGATACTAGTGACGCATGCGCACAAGACTGTATGAGTGATGAAAACGCGAACACGTCGCCCATCATGGCGGACGAAGTCGCTGCTGGTAGCGGCCATTGA